The nucleotide window GCTAACCGACTTTTCTATCATGTACACAACACAACAACAGGTAATAAGTGAATAACAATAGCACTGATCTATGCCAAGGGTTGGCAATTTATTGTGTGACTCACAGAGAGTGGTCATACAAGCTTGCGACCCAATCATTCCATAAACAGTACAAAGTAACACAActgttttaaacaaagtttgtgATGCACAGTGGGGTTATGTTGCATCAGCAAGCATCATAGACAAACAGGCAAAACAACTGTGCTGATGCTAGCAgattaaaagttttcaatgTATCCGCgtcatataaatttaaaaactttctttcCACCCAAAGTGGAAGGTCATGTGATCCAAATTTCGGTTAAAACTTATCATTTTCTGACCTTTAGTCTGTAATACCAGtttatgaaatttgtaaatgaTGCTATGACTGACAGCAATTAGGAAGTTATATTCAGAAATTGCATGTTCGAATGTTCAAGAGCAACAACAATGACAAACAGAAACAATGTTTTAAGAGTTTGGCTCAATGCTGAGAATAGAACCAAATTTAAAGTGTTGTATGACTGGAAATTTCTGAAGAACTTCAGCTttgtacattttaaacaaacccGAATTTACTTTTCCCCAGTGGGGTACAGAACCGATACTGTACAATAAACTTGAATGCTCTGCAAAGGGGCCACTCTTCACTTCATTGATGTGTTTTATGCATTCAAGAAACATGTATTCACTGTGATATTCCCTGACAACATCTTCTTTAGCAAAGTCTTTCGGCCGAATGCTTTGGTGCATGATAAGCTGTGAGGAGCCGAGAATGAACGGAATAAATTGGAAATCATCAAGGCCCCAGACTCCCTGGCTACCGGCCGGTTCCATTCTATAAGTGCGCTGCAGCTTCCTTGCCAAGTCCAAGTACGAGTTAAATACTTTTGTTACTATGGCAACTTGGTCGTGAGGGGTGAGGACACGTAGCCTGTAAAGACAACAAAGAAACGAAGCAAATGACGCTTCATGGCCGGTGCCATAATCGATGCGCGTCTCGTTTCCGAAGCCTTGGACAAGATAGTCGGATACTTCCTCTGCTGCCCTGTGCAAGTTTACCGGTAGAATGGTTTTTGTTAAATCTACGGCCTCATCCTTAACGTGATTTAACCAGGTACGATAACCTTTGTTTCCAAACCTCTGCGGCTGCTCCACGGGTGGTGTTTCATCAACAAGTGTTGATAACCTTCCCAACATCTCCAATAACTTCTCGACCGGTTTTGATACAAGACAATCGACACTCAATGGTTTGCCTTTCACCGCCGTGCTCAGACAGGTTAGAAAGCCGACATAGTCGTGGTAAGCTTGCGATTTGATCCACTTTTGCATGTCCGCCACTAACTTCACCTTCACTTCCGGAATCACAAACTCGTGATTCGCAAATTGGTCATCAGGGGCAACAAACTCTGCCTCTGCTCTGTCGTCATTATTGGTTTCATTGGACATCATGTAAAATATTATTCTCCTAATAGAAATCACACATTTATGCTATGATTATAAACAAGGTTTGAAAAGGTAAACCTACACatagaaaaaaatgtaaaacatttACCAAAGAGTTATTGATATCTAATATTTTGCCATTGGCATACACAACACAATACTGAACATTGATTATATAGAGCATAGGACATCATCTAAATTCTACAATCTAAAATGTACATAGCAGACTGCCACACAAGTCGGTAACTTGCAGACAAAAGATGATATTATTACAATGAATAACAAGTTACCCTTGTACAAGCTTATTTGTTCAAGAATTAATGCAATTTGGAAAAATAGTCATATTAACCTTGAATGAAAATAAGCTAAAACGTTGAAATAGtttcataataataattagaGCTAGTATGCTGGAACATCACCAATTAAATTCagacaaaagttaaaaaccaAAATGGAGGAATTGATGGAGTGGAAGGTGGCTGAACAAACTGCACTTTAATGGAATTAATTTGCTTGAAATAGGGTTGAAAGGTTTAAAGAAACATGACAAAGAAACCACAAAATGCTCACAACGCACACAAGACAAATTTCATCAAGCATAATCAATGAACTTTCAATTCGGTTTGAAATCTTACCAAAATGACCAACCATAAAGTTCTtgatcaaaataaagtcaCCGAAAATTTTATGCCGgtagaaagaaaaaaattataaatacaaAATCCTGACTTGAATaggcaacaacaacaacaattcaGGAGAGTGAAGACTACAGTTACATAATCATAATAAAATACTTGACCTCATATTTAAAGgaataaaacataaactaAACATTAATAGTTTGAGTCACATAGATATATGGATGGAACTTTTATCAATTGTTCCTCAAAGAAAAAGATCTTTTCAGCTGTCAATCATCTTCGTCTTCAGgaacaaaaatatcataatCTTCAAGCAAGTTTGCACCTTTCATAGAAATCATACCTCCCAAGTAAACAAAAGGGATAACAACAAccaaaaactttgttaatCCGAATGAAACCTTTTCTGGTATCTGCAAAATTCCACCAGAGGCAGTCTGCCAAGTGTTTCTGACATTTCGTCGTAATGGTGATTGTTGTGATAAAATCCGTGCAAGTTTCTGACTTCGAGAGAACAAAAacatcttaaaatttttaccgATGATTCAAGCAGAAGATTGTAAAATGCACTTACAGAAATTTCTAATTCTATTTGAAAACACATAAAttactttataaaaaatatacaaaaatgccCATAGTGGAAAATGTAGCACCTGCACGCATGAGATTTATCAAAGTGCAAGccgaaattttttatcttaatgctgatttataattaaaataaataatttatctggttgtttgaatgccaatttataaaataaacaacgAAATAATGCTTCAATGCACCccatcacgccaaaatttgtgcCCTTGCATGCACAATTACTTGTCGAAAACAGTCATACATTCCAGTCAGGCTAAAGGCTGACTTCACCATTCGATTATATAATTCATTGTAAGGCCTTTATAATGATGCAATATACTCACTACTAAATACCATCCTTAAGATGAAAAAAGTGCATATAATGCATGTGTTGTTATGACTTATAAAGTCATAagcttatttatttaattttaatgacaaaataaaaaatatgattaAACTTGACATTTTAGATTTcgaagtgattatttcactgGCGTCTGTTTAACGAAATTGCTGAATCATACTTTAGAGACCGGCAGATTTTTGCTAATGGGTTTCTGACTCTTGTTTTGGATGAGGGGAAGAAAACGTGGTGGTGGTAGTAGTGGTGGTTAACGATGGGGCTCGTATGCTGGAGGTCTCGCGTTCGAATCTTGCTTATGTTTGACTtctttttttgtcaaaatttatttttgatttattttagtCATGAGAGGTGAGAGTTCGGGCCGGAGGGGAttacttttaaattaattcaGACTTTAGACAAAATATCgttgaagttgaaaaacaccgtttatttcaattcgcaGCCTAGCTTAATAATTTATTCAAGAAAAATGATTGTTTGGGTCAAaggggattagttttaggttaatttacactttgaaaaaattagtatcataTGTTGcattaagttgaaaattagcattAGCATTTCAAATCCACattagcatacatttcaattcacagAATAGTCTAATTACTGTTTACCGTATTGATATTTTTCTACTTTGGTAAACAGTGGTTGGTAAAATAAGTGTGTATTTCACCAGACGCTGTTTAttgaagtaagaaaataccaaTTGAATTACCAGCTAGCAGGCTAGCCGTTTCCAGCTTTTTCCGAATTCAGTAACCGGCAGCCGGTGAAATAGACGCTGCCTTTAGATTTTACGTGACACAGATTTGTGAAAAATTGTGAAGAGAAACAGATGCACACATAAGTGTAATTGGCGATTAGCGCAACGTACAGTGGTTGGCATGACACAGCGCATTTGAACTAGGACCTTACTAGCCTTTGTCAGTTTGTGTGTTTTTGGTCGTTATTGTATGTCATAGACAGCACGTTATCAGTCACTAAGGAACAATCAACAGCAACGTCTTATTAGTAAACAACAACCTGTTAATCAACGATAGCATTGGCTTTTTAGGGTCTAGAgcagaagtgcacaatcaCAGCATGCATTTGTATACCAGACCCCAAATACtccaattgtgacgtcatttggttgtgtaCTTTTGCACTACACCCGCTTTTTGATTATAACTCTGCATCATACATAAAACTAAATCCGGTATCCAGCCC belongs to Clavelina lepadiformis chromosome 6, kaClaLepa1.1, whole genome shotgun sequence and includes:
- the LOC143462812 gene encoding serine/threonine-protein phosphatase 2A activator-like, which codes for MMSNETNNDDRAEAEFVAPDDQFANHEFVIPEVKVKLVADMQKWIKSQAYHDYVGFLTCLSTAVKGKPLSVDCLVSKPVEKLLEMLGRLSTLVDETPPVEQPQRFGNKGYRTWLNHVKDEAVDLTKTILPVNLHRAAEEVSDYLVQGFGNETRIDYGTGHEASFASFLCCLYRLRVLTPHDQVAIVTKVFNSYLDLARKLQRTYRMEPAGSQGVWGLDDFQFIPFILGSSQLIMHQSIRPKDFAKEDVVREYHSEYMFLECIKHINEVKSGPFAEHSSLLYSIGSVPHWGKVNSGLFKMYKAEVLQKFPVIQHFKFGSILSIEPNS